A stretch of Megalobrama amblycephala isolate DHTTF-2021 linkage group LG14, ASM1881202v1, whole genome shotgun sequence DNA encodes these proteins:
- the tspan11 gene encoding tetraspanin-11 isoform X2, with amino-acid sequence MGSLYKDEQDDWITVCLKYLLFVFNFLFWMGGGVVMGVGIWTLVDKGEYLSLLASSTFAVSAYILILAGGLVMVTGFLGCCAVIREQRSCLSTYFSCLLLIFLIELVAGVLAYVYYQALSEELKQHLSKTMTENYAQPGKDSITQSVDRLQQDFKCCGSNNSLDWTHSVYIMSKAAESRLVPDSCCKTITPQCGKRDHPSNIYKVEGGCITKLEQFLADHLLIIGAVGIGVACLQICGMVFTCCLHRRIKLDPY; translated from the exons ATGGGCAGCCTGTATAAGGATGAGCAGGACGACTGGATCACAGTGTGTCTCAAGTACCTCCTTTTTGTTTTCAACTTCCTCTTCTGG ATGGGCGGTGGGGTGGTAATGGGGGTTGGGATCTGGACGCTGGTCGATAAAGGAGAGTACCTGAGCCTACTAGCCTCCAGTACATTCGCCGTGTCCGCCTACATCCTGATCCTGGCCGGGGGGCTGGTGATGGTCACTGGGTTCTTGGGCTGCTGTGCCGTCATTCGTGAGCAGAGGAGCTGTCTGTCCACG TACTTCTCCTGTCTGCTTCTGATCTTCCTCATTGAGCTGGTGGCTGGTGTTCTGGCCTATGTTTATTACCAGGCG CTGAGTGAAGAGCTGAAGCAGCACTTGAGCAAGACGATGACAGAGAACTATGCTCAACCTGGAAAAGACAGCATCACTCAATCTGTGGACAGACTACAGCAGGAT TTCAAGTGCTGTGGGAGCAACAACTCTTTGGATTGGACACACAGTGTGTACATCATGTCCAAGGCGGCGGAGTCAAGGTTGGTCCCTGACAGCTGCTGTAAGACCATCacccctcagtgtggaaagagagaCCACCCCTCCAATATCTACAAGGTGGAG GGCGGCTGTATCACTAAACTGGAGCAGTTCCTGGCGGATCACTTGCTCATCATTGGAGCTGTAGGGATAGGAGTGGCCTGTCTACAG ataTGTGGAATGGTGTTCACCTGTTGCCTGCACAGGCGAATTAAACTGGACCCATACTGA
- the tspan11 gene encoding tetraspanin-11 isoform X1 has product MGSLYKDEQDDWITVCLKYLLFVFNFLFWMGGGVVMGVGIWTLVDKGEYLSLLASSTFAVSAYILILAGGLVMVTGFLGCCAVIREQRSCLSTYFSCLLLIFLIELVAGVLAYVYYQALSEELKQHLSKTMTENYAQPGKDSITQSVDRLQQDFKCCGSNNSLDWTHSVYIMSKAAESRLVPDSCCKTITPQCGKRDHPSNIYKVEGGCITKLEQFLADHLLIIGAVGIGVACLQLIGAVLTACFIYLLYKEEEEDFSDV; this is encoded by the exons ATGGGCAGCCTGTATAAGGATGAGCAGGACGACTGGATCACAGTGTGTCTCAAGTACCTCCTTTTTGTTTTCAACTTCCTCTTCTGG ATGGGCGGTGGGGTGGTAATGGGGGTTGGGATCTGGACGCTGGTCGATAAAGGAGAGTACCTGAGCCTACTAGCCTCCAGTACATTCGCCGTGTCCGCCTACATCCTGATCCTGGCCGGGGGGCTGGTGATGGTCACTGGGTTCTTGGGCTGCTGTGCCGTCATTCGTGAGCAGAGGAGCTGTCTGTCCACG TACTTCTCCTGTCTGCTTCTGATCTTCCTCATTGAGCTGGTGGCTGGTGTTCTGGCCTATGTTTATTACCAGGCG CTGAGTGAAGAGCTGAAGCAGCACTTGAGCAAGACGATGACAGAGAACTATGCTCAACCTGGAAAAGACAGCATCACTCAATCTGTGGACAGACTACAGCAGGAT TTCAAGTGCTGTGGGAGCAACAACTCTTTGGATTGGACACACAGTGTGTACATCATGTCCAAGGCGGCGGAGTCAAGGTTGGTCCCTGACAGCTGCTGTAAGACCATCacccctcagtgtggaaagagagaCCACCCCTCCAATATCTACAAGGTGGAG GGCGGCTGTATCACTAAACTGGAGCAGTTCCTGGCGGATCACTTGCTCATCATTGGAGCTGTAGGGATAGGAGTGGCCTGTCTACAG CTAATAGGAGCAGTGCTGACTGCCTGCTTTATTTATCTGCTTTataaagaagaggaagaggactTTTCTGACGTTTGA